In the Microtus ochrogaster isolate Prairie Vole_2 chromosome 21, MicOch1.0, whole genome shotgun sequence genome, CGTGTGCTCCAAGAGggaacagtgagagagagagagagagagagagagagagagagagagagagagagagagagagttgctttGAAGGCaggggggagggtgggggtgtccgcagggagtgggcgtggctttcCCCTTAAAGGGCCTAAACCATAACAGTAGTGGTCAAGGAAGTAAATTAGACTTTTCCTCCTGCCACGCCTGGCTTTAGTTAACTCTCATTGGTTTCTGTatcttctctttgtgtgtcttcCTGGTCCTTGGGTAGGACCTGGTGTCTGCTTTTGTAACCAGGCGAAGGGATTTAATAGGAAAGGCGGTCTCACACTTGCAGTTCGACCTTTGAGAGGCCAGGGCAGGAGGGtcttgggttcaaggccagcctgggttatccTCTTACAATtgaaagaggggagagggggcaggggaaGGCAAGCCAATCCCTGTTAGAATGAGTTTTGATTTAGTCACTGATTTTCAGCCAAAGAGGAAGAtaatgctgtgtgtctgtgtccagcaAAACCCTCCCCCAGTTATATTAATCTTCAAGCAAATTCCTTGCCAGCCACTTTCTTGAACATCCAGACAACAGAGCTGCCTTCAGGTAAGGCTTGGTCGGGGAAGGCTTCCCAAGCAGACCAGCAGGGGCAGAAGGTTCAAAGTATCTTCTTCCCTTGGGCAGTGCTAGCTCCTCATCAAAGCAACCCCCTTGCCTGCTTTCACTGTGTAACGTGTTGATTGTTtagttctctttgtttcttcttcctcccagttttGCTAATcctgttcttttctcatttattagcTACTTGGCTCAACTAGGCAGGGGTGAGACCACAGTCTTTCTGCTTGCTACTCGTGATAGTTAAAAGGGACcagggaagccgggcggtggtggcacacgcctttaatcccagcacttgggaggcagaggcaggcggatctctNNNNNNNNNNNNNNNNNNNNNNNNNNNNNNNNNNNNNNNNNNNNNNNNNNNNNNNNNNNNNNNNNNNNNNNNNNNNNNNNNNNNNNNNNNNNNNNNNNNNNNNNNNNNNNNNNNNNNNNNNNNNNNNNNNNNNNNNNNNNNNNNNNNNNNNNNNNNNNNNNNNNNNNNNNNNNNNNNNNNNNNNNNNNNNNNNNNNNNNNNNNNNNNNNNNNNNNNNNNNNNNNNNNNNNNNNNNNNNNNNNNNNNNNNNNNNNNNNNNNNNNNNNNNNNNNNNNNNNNNNNNNNNNNNNNNNNNNNNNNNNNNNNNNNNNNNNNNNNNNNNNNNNNNNNNNNNNNNNNNNNNNNNNNNNNNNNNNNNNNNNNNNNNNNNNNNNNNNNNNNNNNNNNNNNNNNNNNNNNNNNNNNNNNNNNNNNNNNNNNNNNNNNNNNNNNNNNNNNNNNNNNNNNNNNNNNNNNNNNNNNNNNNNNNNNNNNNNNNNNNNNNNNNNNNNNNNNNNNNNNNNNNNNNNNNNNNNNNNNNNNNNNNNNNNNNNNNNNNNNNNNNNNNNNNNNNNNNNNNNNNNNNNNNNNNNNNNNNNNNNNNNNNNNNNNNNNNNNNNNNNNNNNNNNNNNNNNNNNNNNNNNNNNNNNNNNNNNNNNNNNNNNNNNNNNNNNNNNNNNNNNNNNNNNNNNNNNNNNNNNNNNNNNNNNNNNNNNNNNNNNNNNNNNNNNNNNNNNNNNNNNNNNNNNNNNNNNNNNNNNNNNNNNNNNNNNNNNNNNNNNNNNNNNNNNNNNNNNNNNNNNNNNNNNNNNNNNNNNNNNNNNNNNNNNNNNNNNNNNNNNNNNNNNNNNNNNNNNNNNNNNNNNNNNNNNNNNNNNNNNNNNNNNNNNNNNNNNNNNNNNNNNNNNNNNNNNNNNNNNNNNNNNNNNNNNNNNNNNNNNNNNNNNNNNNNNNNNNNNNNNNNNNNNNNNNNNNNNNNNNNNNNNNNctcttgtagaccaggctggtctcaaactcccagagatccgcctgcctctgcctcccaagtgctgggattaaaggcgtgcgccaccaccgcccggctcaagtcAAATTTTCAAAGGTTTAAGTGGAGGCctgaaaggccagcctggtgacattcagttccaggccagccaaggctagctacacagtaagaccccgtctttttttgtttgtttttgtttttcaagacagggtttctctgtagctttggttcctgtcctggaactctatctgtagaccaggctgtcctcaaactcacagagatctacctgcttctgcctccccagtgctgggattaaaggcacgtgccaccaccgccaggccttttttgtttttgtttttttttttcccttggaaccctctcttaaaagaacaaaacaaaacaaaacaaaaacaaaaaaccccaagagctgggcagtggtggaaaaagcctttaatcccagcactcggacaGAGTcggcagttcaaggccagcatggtctacagagggagttccagggtgGACAGGGccatacaaagaaaccctgtttctcaaaacaaaaagcccaaccaaatgaaaacaaacatggaAAGAGCATGTCCTGTTCTTGCAGTAGACCTGAATTCGGTTTCCAGGGTGGCACAATTCCATAATTCCAGTACCAAGAGATTCAAAGTCCATCAGACTGCCTTGGACATTGTTTATtaatatacacagaaatacatgcaggcaaatgcacataagatggaaaaaaaatgcaagtaattaaaaacaggaggaacaacaacaataaaacccatttttaaaaaatgtatttattatatatgcccgcatgccagaagagcacaccagatcttattacagatggctgtgaccaccatgtaggttctgagaattgaactcaggacctctggaagagcagccagcgctcttaacctctgagccttctctccagccccacataatCTTGTCGTCCCCCCCCatctcctgcgtgctgggattaaaggcatgagccacagaCCAGCcacaaaatccttttttttttttttaaattttcgagacagggtttctccgtagctttttggttcctgtcctggaactagctcttgtagaccaggctggcctccaactcacagagatctgcgtggttctgcctcccaagtgctgggattaaaggcatgcgccaccaccgcccggctttagtttgtttttcatgatagggtttctctgtgtaacaaccctggctgtcctagaactctctctgtagaccatgatggactcaaactcacagatccacctgcctctgcctcctgagttctggggttaaagacgtgcggcaccatcacctggcttaatcaatccccccccctttttttttttttttttgtttttcgagacagggtttctccgtagcttttggttcctgtcctggaactagctctgtagaccaggctggcctcgaactcacagagatctgcctgcctttgcctcccaagtgctgggattaaaggcgtgcgccaccaccgcccggctctcaatCCCTTTTTTGtaatagctttaaaatatattttaacgtatgagtgttttgcccacatgcgTACCTGTGCACTGCTTACATGtaatacctgtggaggccagaggacggcAGTGGATCCCCTGTAAGTGGAATTGCAGGCAATTGGTAGCAGCCATGCTTTTATCTATGGAATCGTCTTTTCAGCCCCCAaagtttattgttgttttctttttaagactgagtctcactatgtagctttgcctgtcctggaacttctctgTGTGGAtcaggtggccttgaattcatagagattcacccacctctgccttgGCTCAGAGGCATGTGCCGTCGTGCCcaaatttttagtttctttttttttctttaatttttttgaggcagggtttatctgtgcaaccttagctgttctggaactcactctgtagacaggttggcctctcacagagatccacctgcctctgcctcctgagtgctggaactaaaggcgtgcaccaccacccaggtNNNNNNNNNNNNNNNNNNNNNNNNNNNNNNNNNNNNNNNNNNNNNNNNNNNNNNNNNNNNNNNNNNNNNNNNNNNNNNNNNNNNNNNNNNNNNNNNNNNNNNNNNNNNNNNNNNNNNNNNNNNNNNNNNNNNNNNNNNNNNNNNNNNNNNNNNNNNNNNNNNNNNNNNNNNNNNNNNNNNNNNNNNNNNNNNNNNNNNNNNNNNNNNNNNNNNNNNNNNNNNNNNNNNNNNNNNNNNNNNNNNNNNNNNNNNNNNNNNNNNNNNNNNNNNNNNNNNNNNNNNNNNNNNNNNNNNNNNNNNNNNNNNNNNNNNNNNNNNNNNNNNNNNNNNNNNNNNNNNNNNNNNNNNNNNNNNNNNNNNNNNNNNNNNNNNNNNNNNNNNNNNNNNNNNNNNNNNNNNNNNNNNNNNNNNNNNNNNNNNNNNNNNNNNNNNNNNNNNNNNNNNNNNNNNNNNNNNNNNNNNNNNNNNNNNNNNNNNNNNNNNNNNNNNNNNNNNNNNNNNNNNNNNNNNNNNNNNNNNNNNNNNNNNNNNNNNNNNNNNNNNNNNNNNNNNNNNNNNNNNNNNNNNNNNNNNNNNNNNNNNNNNNNNNNNNNNNNNNNNNNNNNNNNNNNNNNNaaaaaaaaaaaaaaaacaaacaaaaaaaacctctttccttttcctccgtCACTCTTCCTTCAGGAGCTGGCCAGAAGCCCAAGGAATGCCTAAGACtcctagagtgtgtgtgtgccaaccTCCAGCTTCAGACCCAGCTTGCCCAACAACAAATGGCTATTTTAGAAAACTTGCAAGCTTCCCTGTCACAGCTGGGCCCTGGGCAGGAAAGCAGCAAGGGTTCTTTCCCAGTCTTATACTGCAGTCTGTTGTTAAATCACCTGCCCCAACTCCATAAATGAACTGTGGAACTAAGATACTgcgtttgctttcttttctctcctttcatagGCTGGAGGTGGAACTGCTCATTAGATTCTGTGTGTGctcagggattgaacccagggccttctgcatgctaaACATATGCTGTGCCCCTGAGGAACACTCCTAGCCCCGAAGCATATGATTAGTCTACATGTTTCTCATAGGCACCCACTGAGTGTAAATCATCGCACAAGGCACTTGGGGTACGTGCATGTTTATTAGTGTTCTCAAGAGGAACAGAACCGATATGGTGGAGACACAGATGTAAAGAATTTGCTTACCACTTTACACTGAAATAGTAACATTGGCTGCTTCACACCTGAGAGGCTGAAACCCAGTAGCTTCTCACACCTGGAGGCTGAGTCCCTTGGCTGTCCCAGTCTGATCCCAAAACCCTCCAGGAGCTACTGGTCTTGGTCACCCATGGCAGCCTGAAGGTGCTGGTTTTGATGTCTGTGAAggaatcagcagcagcagctgaagaAATCAACTCGATGAAGCCAAGCTACCAAAGGTTGAATAATCTTCTCTTGTCGTTACCTTTTTAAATCGGAGCTGCTACTTAAAGTTGCCACCCACACTTTGGGTAGGGCTCCCCACATCTATTAAGATAACAAagacaattcctcagttgaggttccatACTCAAGTAATTCTAATTAGTGGCAAGTGGATATTAAAATCAACCATTCCAGATAGAAGAGACAGCTCAGGGTTTCTGTCATTTATTAAGATATGTGAGATGCTGTGGTAGTTTGTCTCAGGAattggcacttttaggaggtgtggctctgttggagtgggtgtgtccttgttggaggacatgtgtcactgtggatgcaggctttgaggtttcctgtgctcaggacactcccagtgtctcagtcgacttcctgttgcctgcaggatgtgggactctcagctactacccCAGCACCGCGTCTGCCTGCGCACTGCCATGCTCTCGGTCATGATGATCGTGGACTGGACTTTTTAAgcaagccatcccaattaaatgttttctttagaagagtagccctgccaggcgatggtggctcatacctttaatcccagcacttgggaggcagaggttagaagatctttgtgaatttaatgccagcctggtttacaaagtgagttctaggacagccagggctgttacacagaaaaaccctgtttcaaaaaacaaaaacaaaacaaaacaaaacaaaaaggtagcCCTGGtctggtgactcttcacagcaatggaaagccgTAAGACAATTGCCCAAACTGAGAGGAGTTTTGAGGGGAGCATGGAGTTAGTATTAGAGTAAAGCTAGACCAGTCTTGATCTCAGTGGAGAGACTGACTTTATGGTCCTGTATGAAGACAGGGAGTGACTGGGTGACAGACAGGTAAGTTTAAACTTCCTTGGCAGGAAGTTTAGATAAAACCCTAGAAGTTAGAAATAAATCACTAGAAACATAGTCATCAAGGAAGACGTCCAGTGTCAGTCTCTGGCATCACATGCGTGCATAGCCGCACATGTGCTCATAAATGCAAACATGCACAGGACATGTGGTTTGTATGTGTCAGTCTGCTCACTATTGCTGTGGTTCATTGCTTCCTATTAAGAAAGGTTTTgttgccgggcgttggtggcgcacgcctttaatcccagcactcgggaggcagaggcaggcagatctctgtgagttcgagaccagcctggtctacaNNNNNNNNNNNNNNNNNNNNNNNNNNNNNNNNNNNNNNNNNNNNNNNNNNNNNNNNNNNNNNNNNNNNNNNNNNNNNNNNNNNNNNNNNNNNNNNNNNNNaaaaaaaaaaaaaaaaaagaaaggagtagCACGCACCATGGCGCTGTCATGTCGTAGGCACGGAGCCCGGGCGCCGTTTGCTGTTCCACGTCAAACTTGACAGAACTTGTGCGCATGTGCGCGAGCTCCCCCCAGCGCGGGGGAGTCTTTGTGGGGAGTCTTTCGATCAGGCCATCCGATCTGGCCAATCATGTTTTAACACGATCGTTCCATTCTGGCCTGAGCCATTGGGTTGATGACACGTCAGGGCTTTGTCTGGCACTGTATATATCCTGCTCCCACGGGGACGGGGTCTCCTTGCCTCATTCAAACCTCAAGTGTAAGTGCTCCAATAAAGAGTGTGCTGAGAAGAATCCTGTTGCAGTCGTCTCTTCTGCTGGCAGGAGCGGCGTGCTGCAAGTGGTGCCAAAACCCGGGAATCTCCATCACGGCATCAGGCAGAGACCCCtgcggaagcaggaggattcagAACTTAGACGCTCGGAGCTGCGGCGCCGGTGAGTTCTCCGTGAGTATTACTTCTGACGTGCTGAGTGAAGGAGTGAATCTGCTCTGGGGAGCCCCTGTTATTCGGGGTATGGTCGTCTTGGTGCTTACCCATTGCCTTTTTCCACGTTTTCATAGAGCCGGTCAAGAGTGTCTTTGCTGGGACCGGCAGTAAATGAAACCGAAAGTAAGCCGGTATAGATAGGTAGGCATTTCAACTCGTGCATTAGGTGTGTGCAGATAAACGTACAGCATGGGAAATGTAGCGTCTAGACCCGCTGGCATAGCGCCTTTCTCTCGCCCTATCCAGAGGCTGCTTAGGGACCGAGATCTAAAAATCCCCGAGGGTACCGTAAGGAAGTTTTTGGAGGATGTGGATCGAGTAGCACCATGGTTTGGAGGTTTGGGGGACATCAATCTCCCCTGCTGGAACAAGCTAGGTAGGGCCCTCGAGACAGCAAAGGCGGAGGGTAAGCTTCGGCCGGGAAGTCACCCATTATGGAAATTGGTACGAGCCTGTTTGCGGGACGGGAAATGTGTCGAGGCAGTAAAAGAAGGCCGAAGAGCGCTTTCAGCCTACCAGGATAGCATGTCAGAGCTAGAtaccaaggaagaaaagacaggagaaCGCAGAAAACATAGGCCTAAGGAGGGCGACAAAAGCTCTCGGAAAAGGGAGGGTGACAAGAGCTCtcgggagagggaagagaaagctcCAGAAAAGGACAGGGAGCTGGAGAATACGCGGTATCCACTCTTCGAGgaatttcctaatttttttataGATGAGTCCTCCAAGGATGAGGACCAATTAGATGTGGAGGAGGAAGATCTAGAGGAAGATCTAGAGGAAGCTGCAGTTCAGTATGAACGGGGACAGTGTAGTCCGGAGTATACAAGGCCCCCGCCATATGATTCACCTAGAGCTAGTGGTACAAGGAGTGGCCCATCAGCACCTCCTGCCACGTCGGCTTCCTTCATTAAGTCTAGAACATGGAGCCGGTTGGCTGCTGCGTTTCCCGTCTTTCAGGATCCCAACACAGGGCATAGATTTCATGAGCCGGTCGATTACAAACAGTTAAAGGATTTGGCTGAGGCCACACAAACTTATGGAGTGTCTGTGAGTTTCACGCTCGGACTTGTAGAACGTCTAGGACAATTGGCAATGACACCTGCTGATTGGATGAGTACTGTTAAGGTGTGTGTTACGTTAGGCCAATACTTGGACTTCAGGTCCATTTATACCGACTATGCTTATGTGCAAGCCCGTACTAATGCTGCCTGGACGGCAGACATGTTGCTAGGTCAAGGACAGTGGATAAACAATCAGACCATGTTTCCTATTCAAGTTTACCAACAAATTAATGAAATAGCCATACGAGCCTGGAAAACCCTGCCTAACAGGGGCCAAGTGTCGGGTAATTTAACAAAGATAATACAAGGACCAGCAGAGCCATTTTCAGACTTTGTCGCTCGCCTgatggaggcagcaggaagagtatTTAGTGACATGGACCAGTGCATGCCCTTAGTAGAGCAACTCATCTATGAACAATGTACCAAAGAATGTAGGAGGGCAATCACCCCCTGGAAAGGAAAAGGACTCCGAGCATGGATGAAAGCTTGCAGGGAAATAGGAGGGCCATTGACCAATTCTGGACTGNNNNNNNNNNNNNNNNNNNNNNNNNNNNNNNNNNNNNNNNNNNNNNNNNNNNNNNNNNNNNNNNNNNNNNNNNNNNNNNNNNNNNNNNNNNNNNNNNNNNNNNNNNNNNNNNNNNNNNNNNNNNNNNNNNNNNNNNNNNNNNNNNNNNNNNNNNNNNNNNNNNNNNNNNNNNNNNNNNNNNNNNNNNNNNNNNNNNNNNNNNNNNNNNNNNNNNNNNNNNNNNNNNNNNNNNNNNNNNNNNNNNNNNNNNNNNNNNNNNNNNNNNNNNNNNNNNNNNNNNNNNNNNNNNNNNNNNNNNNNNNNNNNNNNNNNNNNNNNNNNNNNNNNNNNNNNNNNNNNNNNNNNNNNNNNNNNNNNNNNNNNNNNNNNNNNNNNNNNNNNNNNNNNNNNNNNNNNNNNNNNNNNNNNNNNNNNNNNNNNNNNNNNNNNNNNNNNNNNNNNNNNNNNNNNNNNNNNNNNNNNNNNNNNNNNNNNNNNNNNNNNNNNNNNNNNNNNNNNNNNNNNNNNNNNNNNNNNNNNNNNNNNNNNNNNNNNNNNNNNNNNNNNNNNNNNNNNNNNNNNNNNNNNNNNNNNNNNNNNNNNNNNNNNNNNNNNNNNNNNNNNNNNNNNNNNNNNNNNNNNNNNNNNNNNNNNNNNNNNNNNNNNNNNNNNNNNNNNNNNNNNNNNNNNNNNNNNNNNNNNNNNNNNNNNNNNNNNNNNNNNNNNNNNNNNNNNNNNNNNNNNNNNNNNNNNNNNNNNNNNNNNNNNNNNNNNNNNNNNNNNNNNNNNNNNNNNNNNNNNNNNNNNNNNNNNNNNNNNNNNNNNNNNNNNNNNNNNNNNNNNNNNNNNNNNNNNNNNNNNNNNNNNNNNNNNNNNNNNNNNNNNNNNNNNNNNNNNNNNNNNNNNNNNNNNNNNNNNNNNNNNNNNNNNNNNNNNNNNNNNNNNNNNNNNNNNNNNNNNNNNNNNNNNNNNNNNNNNNNNNNNNNNNNNNNNNNNNNNNNNNNNNNNNNNNNNNNNNNNNNNNNNNNNNNNNNNNNNNNNNNNNNNNNNNNNNNNNNNNNNNNNNNNNNNNNNNNNNNNNNNNNNNNNNNNNNNNNNNNNNNNNNNNNNNNNNNNNNNNNNNNNNNNNNNNNNNNNNNNNNNNNNNNNNNNNNNNNNNNNNNNNNNNNNNNNNNNNNNNNNNNNNNNNNNNNNNNNNNNNNNNNNNNNNNNNNNNNNNNNNNNNNNNNNNNNNNNNNNNNNNNNNNNNNNNNNNNNNNNNNNNNNNNNNNNNNNNNNNNNNNNNNNNNNNNNNNNNNNNNNNNNNNNNNNNNNNNNNNNNNNNNNNNNNNNNNNNNNNNNNNNNNNNNNNNNNNNNNNNNNNNNNNNNNNNNNNNNNNNNNNNNNNNNNNNNNNNNNNNNNNNNNNNNNNNNNNNNNNNNNNNNNNNNNNNNNNNNNNNNNNNNNNNNNNNNNNNNNNNNNNNNNNNNNNNNNNNNNNNNNNNNNNNNNNNNNNNNNNNNNNNNNNNNNNNNNNNNNNNNNNNNNNNNNNNNNNNNNNNNNNNNNNNNNNNNNNNNNNNNNNNNNNNNNNNNNNNNNNNNNNNNNNNNNNNNNNNNNNNNNNNNNNNNNNNNNNNNNNNNNNNNNNNNNNNNNNNNNNNNNNNNNNNNNNNNNNNNNNNNNNNNNNNNNNNNNNNNNNNNNNNNNNNNNNNNNNNNNNNNNNNNNNNNNNNNNNNNNNNNNNNNNNNNNNNNNNNNNNNNNNNNNNNNNNNNNNNNNNNNNNNNNNNNNNNNNNNNNNNNNNNNNNNNNNNNNNNNNNNNNNNNNNNNNNNNNNNNNNNNNNNNNNNNNNNNNNNNNNNNNNNNNNNNNNNNNNNNNNNNNNNNNNNNNNNNNNNNNNNNNNNNNNNNNNNNNNNNNNNNNNNNNNNNNNNNNNNNNNNNNNNNNNNNNNNNNNNNNNNNNNNNNNNNNNNNNNNNNNNNNNNNNNNNNNNNNNNNNNNNNNNNNNNNNNNNNNNNNNNNNNNNNNNNNNNNNNNNNNNNNNNNNNNNNNNNNNNNNNNNNNNNNNNNNNNNNNNNNNNNNNNNNNNNNNNNNNNNNNNNNNNNNNNNNNNNNNNNNNNNNNNNNNNNNNNNNNNNNNNNNNNNNNNNNNNNNNNNNNNNNNNNNNNNNNNNNNNNNNNNNNNNNNNNNNNNNNNNNNNNNNNNNNNNNNNNNNNNNNNNNNNNNNNNNNNNNNNNNNNNNNNNNNNNNNNNNNNNNNNNNNNNNNNNNNNNNNNNNNNNNNNNNNNNNNNNNNNNNNNNNNNNNNNNNNNNNNNNNNNNNNNNNNNNNNNNNNNNNNNNNNNNNNNNNNNNNNNNNNNNNNNNNNNNNNNNNNNNNNNNNNNNNNNNNNNNNNNNNNNNNNNNNNNNNNNNNNNNNNNNNNNNNNNNNNNNNNNNNNNNNNNNNNNNNNNNNNNNNNNNNNNNNNNNNNNNNNNNNNNNNNNNNNNNNNNNNNNNNNNNNNNNNNNNNNNNNNNNNNNNNNNNNNNNNNNNNNNNNNNNNNNNNNNNNNNNNNNNNNNNNNNNNNNNNNNNNNNNNNNNNNNNNNNNNNNNNNNNNNNNNNNNNNNNNNNNNNNNNNNNNNNNNNNNNNNNNNNNNNNNNNNNNNNNNNNNNNNNNNNNNNNNNNNNNNNNNNNNNNNNNNNNNNNNNNNNNNNNNNNNNNNNNNNNNNNNNNNNNNNNNNNNNNNNNNNNNNNNNNNNNNNNNNNNNNNNNNNNNNNNNNNNNNNNNNNNNNNNNNNNNNNNNNNNNNNNNNNNNNNNNNNNNNNNNNNNNNNNNNNNNNNNNNNNNNNNNNNNNNNNNNNNNNNNNNNNNNNNNNNNNNNNNNNNNNNNNNNNNNNNNNNNNNNNNNNNNNNNNNNNNNNNNNNNNNNNNNNNNNNNNNNNNNNNNNNNNNNNNNNNNNNNNNNNNNNNNNNNNNNNNNNNNNNNNNNNNNNNNNNNNNNNNNNNNNNNNNNNNNNNNNNNNNNNNNNNNNNNNNNNNNNNNNNNNNNNNNNNNNNNNNNNNNNNNNNNNNNNNNNNNNNNNNNNNNNNNNNNNNNNNNNNNNNNNNNNNNNNNNNNNNNNNNNNNNNNNNNNNNNNNNNNNNNNNNNNNNNNNNNNNNNNNNNNNNNNNNNNNNNNNNNNNNNNNNNNNNNNNNNNNNNNNNNNNNNNNNNNNNNNNNNNNNNNNNNNNNNNNNNNNNNNNNNNNNNNNNNNNNNNNNNNNNNNNNNNNNNNNNNNNNNNNNNNNNNNNNNNNNNNNNNNNNNNNNNNNNNNNNNNNNNNNNNNNNNNNNNNNNNNNNNNNNNNNNNNNNNNNNNNNNNNNNNNNNNNNNNNNNNNNNNNNNNNNNNNNNNNNNNNNNNNNNNNNNNNNNNNNNNNNNNNNNNNNNNNNNNNNNNNNNNNNNNNNNNNNNNNNNNNNNNNNNNNNNNNNNNNNNNNNNNNNNNNNNNNNNNNNNNNNNNNNNNNNNNNNNNNNNNNNNNNNNNNNNNNNNNNNNNNNNNNNNNNNNNNNNNNNNNNNNNNNNNNNNNNNNNNNNNNNNNNNNNNNNNNNNNNNNNNNNNNNNNNNNNNNNNNNNNNNNNNNNNNNNNNNNNNNNNNNNNNNNNNNNNNNNNNNNNNNNNNNNNNNNNNNNNNNNNNNNNNNNNNNNNNNNNNNNNNNNNNNNNNNNNNNNNNNNNNNNNNNNNNNNNNNNNNNNNNNNNNNNNNNNNNNNNNNNNNNNNNNNNNNNNNNNNNNNNNNNNNNNNNNNNNNNNNNNNNNNNNNNNNNNNNNNNNNNNNNNNNNNNNNNNNNNNNNNNNNNNNNNNNNNNNNNNNNNNNNNNNNNNNNNNNNNNNNNNNNNNNNNNNNNNNNNNNNNNNNNNNNNNNNNNNNNNNNNNNNNNNNNNNNNNNNNNNNNNNNNNNNNNNNNNNNNNNNNNNNNNNNNNNNNNNNNNNNNNNNNNNNNNNNNNNNNNNNNNNNNNNNNNNNNNNNNNNNNNNNNNNNNNNNNN is a window encoding:
- the Tsacc gene encoding TSSK6-activating co-chaperone protein produces the protein MEQQTSNPTDQKAKEEDNAVCLCPAKPSPSYINLQANSLPATFLNIQTTELPSGAGQKPKECLRLLECVCANLQLQTQLAQQQMAILENLQASLSQLGPGQESSKGSFPVLYCSLLLNHLPQLHK